One region of uncultured Sulfurimonas sp. genomic DNA includes:
- a CDS encoding ATP-binding cassette domain-containing protein, with amino-acid sequence MNIEEIKIISGEDKNGNKEAVEELIIRKGDIIILAGPTGSGKSLLLSDLEQLANGDSPSGRTVLVDGKQIDPLGMQITASLSQNMHFMMDLDVASFIKLHAKSRKIEDEDIVEKMLNMANSLAGEPLAASSNLTSLSGGQSRALMIADTALISNAPIVLVDEIENAGINKTKGIEILASEGKMVLIASHDPSLIVTAQKRVIMKNGSMSKLILSDDTERKHLKYFTKIDKILEDFRENLRHGSKLDEQTLAMLEKEIGA; translated from the coding sequence ATGAATATAGAAGAAATTAAAATTATCTCTGGTGAAGATAAAAATGGAAATAAAGAAGCGGTTGAAGAGCTCATCATACGAAAAGGTGACATCATAATTTTAGCTGGACCAACTGGTTCTGGAAAAAGTTTACTTTTATCTGACCTTGAACAGCTAGCAAATGGAGACTCTCCATCTGGTAGAACTGTACTTGTAGATGGAAAACAAATTGATCCACTTGGTATGCAAATAACAGCATCTTTATCTCAAAATATGCACTTTATGATGGATTTGGATGTTGCTAGTTTTATCAAACTACATGCAAAAAGTAGAAAAATTGAAGATGAAGATATAGTTGAAAAAATGTTAAATATGGCAAATTCTCTAGCTGGAGAACCTTTAGCAGCTTCATCAAACCTTACTTCTTTAAGCGGTGGACAATCAAGAGCATTGATGATAGCTGATACTGCACTAATTAGTAATGCACCTATAGTTTTAGTAGATGAAATTGAAAACGCCGGTATCAATAAAACAAAAGGTATTGAGATTTTAGCATCTGAGGGTAAAATGGTTCTTATAGCATCACATGACCCTAGTTTAATAGTAACAGCTCAAAAAAGAGTTATTATGAAAAACGGTTCTATGTCTAAACTTATTTTATCTGATGATACAGAGAGAAAACATCTTAAATATTTTACTAAAATAGACAAAATTCTTGAAGATTTTAGAGAAAACCTAAGACACGGAAGTAAACTAGATGAACAAACACTAGCTATGCTAGAAAAAGAGATAGGAGCATAA
- a CDS encoding ABC transporter ATP-binding protein — protein sequence MSFLNISGVKKIFNEGKESQSIALKGIDLSIAKEEFIVISGPSGSGKSTLLNIIGGLDSSNEGSVTLDGVEITALDENALALFRRENIGFVFQAYNLVPVLSVRENIEYVMKLMGRSQKECDERVLEVARELDIDAYLDKLPDHLSGGQQQRVAVARAVASKPKLILADEPTANLDSKNGEKLMALMEKLNKDEKVTIIFSSHDPMVIAKARRSIVLKDGLIFEDSVR from the coding sequence ATGAGTTTTTTAAATATTAGTGGTGTTAAAAAGATATTTAATGAAGGTAAAGAGAGCCAAAGTATAGCTCTAAAAGGAATTGATCTCTCAATCGCTAAAGAAGAGTTTATAGTTATATCAGGACCAAGTGGAAGTGGAAAAAGCACCTTACTAAATATAATCGGAGGACTTGATAGCTCAAACGAGGGAAGTGTCACACTTGATGGAGTCGAGATTACAGCACTTGATGAAAATGCTCTTGCACTATTTAGAAGAGAAAATATTGGATTTGTTTTTCAAGCATATAACCTTGTACCAGTACTTAGTGTAAGAGAAAATATAGAGTATGTTATGAAGCTTATGGGACGCTCTCAAAAAGAGTGCGATGAGAGAGTTTTAGAAGTTGCACGTGAGCTTGATATAGATGCATATCTTGATAAACTCCCAGACCATTTAAGTGGTGGACAACAACAACGCGTTGCAGTGGCACGAGCAGTTGCTAGTAAACCAAAACTTATACTTGCAGATGAGCCAACAGCAAATCTTGATAGTAAAAATGGCGAAAAACTTATGGCGTTGATGGAAAAGCTCAATAAAGATGAGAAGGTGACCATAATATTTTCTTCACATGACCCTATGGTTATCGCTAAAGCTCGTCGCTCTATCGTACTAAAAGACGGTTTGATTTTTGAGGATAGTGTAAGATAA
- a CDS encoding type IV secretion system DNA-binding domain-containing protein — MELIFAILSNPKIYEVALYMLLLVIALYVLYFAYTFFFLNGKIRRGLIYSWGGGSSANPPKKMWIDGHRWTNLSTIILYSLKNKKVDLPVKVNQFRYWDDYVERSKMPKFLRDYHESNDVYLDATMMARGVLVVGSAGSGKTEWVNSVVNQIFYKKAVIYSKKGDFEKYFFRPAIDILVNPKLKDGVIHNILGEDIQYIMEYINTLMSASIGKSQDYFSGSAKQKLENFCQRIKIKERDDSLTIRGKWNALIEFYEQAMIDSLDSDQKSEKDIMSTVRATMNLLYLSAYRIENGTRTFTVKDFYESPEMIRLFLNSTDKSLDGMLAATAAVLIKYQLAMPDIKDWDPHFLVAWFLDEYLSFAAVIDDEILAEISRVGRSKGIVPFKFVQSLPSKEEERKELTSNVQYILVFAIVENEKTIPTIINFIGKMKYEHLKVSESRTNGSKTYNSSLEPIEENIVSQYQMNILQNESFSHILFAPKENKLYKGYTPPPNLKLREYFDITKEIDLTEFYRWKINREDELKKYSGAVKAIVTKDKTSSVKEELTYQN; from the coding sequence ATGGAACTTATATTTGCTATTTTATCAAACCCTAAAATTTATGAAGTTGCATTATATATGCTCTTATTAGTTATCGCATTATATGTTCTTTATTTTGCATACACATTTTTCTTCCTTAATGGAAAAATAAGAAGAGGGTTAATCTATTCTTGGGGTGGTGGTTCTAGCGCCAACCCACCAAAGAAAATGTGGATAGATGGTCATAGATGGACAAACCTATCTACTATAATCCTTTACTCTCTTAAAAACAAAAAAGTTGATTTACCAGTTAAAGTTAATCAGTTTAGATATTGGGACGATTATGTTGAACGCTCAAAAATGCCTAAGTTTTTAAGAGACTATCATGAAAGTAATGATGTATATCTTGATGCAACAATGATGGCTAGAGGTGTTTTAGTAGTAGGTTCTGCAGGTTCAGGTAAAACGGAATGGGTTAATTCTGTAGTCAACCAGATATTTTATAAAAAAGCTGTTATCTATTCAAAGAAAGGAGATTTTGAAAAATACTTTTTTAGACCTGCAATCGATATTTTAGTAAATCCAAAATTAAAAGATGGTGTGATTCATAATATTTTAGGAGAAGATATACAGTATATAATGGAGTATATTAATACTCTAATGAGTGCCTCTATCGGTAAATCTCAAGATTATTTTTCAGGCTCAGCAAAACAAAAACTTGAAAATTTCTGTCAAAGAATAAAAATCAAAGAACGAGATGACTCCTTAACAATTAGAGGAAAATGGAATGCTTTGATTGAATTCTACGAGCAAGCGATGATTGACTCTTTAGATAGTGACCAGAAATCAGAAAAAGATATTATGTCAACTGTGCGGGCTACAATGAACTTACTTTATTTATCTGCATATAGAATAGAAAATGGTACTAGAACTTTTACTGTCAAGGATTTCTACGAATCTCCTGAGATGATAAGGCTTTTTTTAAACTCTACGGATAAAAGCCTTGATGGAATGCTTGCAGCTACTGCTGCCGTTCTCATTAAATATCAATTAGCAATGCCAGATATAAAAGATTGGGATCCACATTTCTTAGTTGCATGGTTTTTAGACGAGTACTTATCTTTTGCTGCTGTTATAGATGATGAAATCCTAGCTGAAATTTCAAGAGTTGGGCGTTCTAAAGGAATTGTTCCATTCAAGTTTGTGCAGTCGCTTCCTTCAAAAGAAGAAGAACGCAAAGAGCTAACTTCAAATGTACAATATATCTTAGTCTTTGCTATAGTTGAAAATGAAAAAACAATACCAACAATAATTAATTTTATTGGTAAAATGAAATATGAACATCTTAAAGTAAGTGAAAGTAGAACTAATGGTTCTAAAACTTACAACTCTTCACTAGAACCGATAGAGGAAAATATTGTTAGTCAATACCAAATGAATATTTTACAAAATGAGTCATTTAGTCATATTTTGTTTGCACCCAAGGAAAATAAGCTCTATAAAGGTTATACACCGCCACCTAACTTAAAGCTAAGAGAATATTTTGATATTACTAAAGAGATAGATTTAACAGAGTTCTATAGATGGAAAATTAATCGAGAAGATGAGCTAAAGAAATATAGTGGTGCAGTAAAAGCTATTGTAACTAAAGATAAAACTTCATCAGTTAAAGAAGAATTAACTTATCAAAATTAA
- a CDS encoding c-type cytochrome, protein MKTINKVLLGLTIVGSLTLAAADGAALYKKCTACHGANGEKKALGKSKVITGWETSKTVAALKGYKDGSYGGAMKGLMKGQVTSLNDAQIEALAKYIAEQK, encoded by the coding sequence ATGAAAACTATAAACAAAGTTTTACTAGGCTTAACAATAGTAGGTTCACTAACACTAGCAGCAGCAGACGGAGCGGCACTTTATAAAAAATGTACAGCTTGTCATGGTGCAAATGGCGAAAAAAAAGCTTTAGGCAAATCTAAAGTCATCACAGGATGGGAAACTTCAAAAACAGTTGCAGCTTTAAAAGGCTACAAAGATGGAAGTTATGGCGGAGCAATGAAAGGTTTGATGAAAGGTCAAGTTACATCTCTAAATGATGCACAGATAGAAGCTTTAGCAAAATATATTGCAGAACAAAAATAA
- a CDS encoding extracellular solute-binding protein, which produces MKKNQIYISVPVNAARNTLMELKKLCPNSEVFNSTKRYYSDDLIYLEKIKEGKMDEVPDILVTIRPEILWQRDYLKDLGVFDDEYKYGLDSSLKNTGILDDKWILKPIYIMPIVIFYNKEMQNPPQTWEDLLDEKYKGKIITTDEQTPPAELLKQFCKQKFGDKGVNFAQNNVEYVGLPIDVNKAVSNKEYDIGIMPLSFAMFSKDNSTAICWPKEGALHLTQVMLMKKGYSQETKIAADFLVSQKAQEMFSDGASFIPVKPDINTPKQYNDNNKTLLWDDWSTFIQMAK; this is translated from the coding sequence ATGAAAAAAAATCAAATATATATATCAGTTCCTGTAAATGCGGCTAGAAATACACTTATGGAACTTAAAAAACTTTGTCCTAATTCTGAAGTTTTTAACTCTACTAAGAGATATTATTCTGATGATTTAATCTATTTAGAAAAAATCAAAGAGGGGAAAATGGATGAAGTGCCAGATATATTGGTTACAATTCGTCCTGAAATATTATGGCAAAGAGATTACTTAAAAGATTTAGGTGTTTTTGATGATGAGTATAAATACGGTTTGGATTCTTCTTTAAAAAATACTGGTATCTTAGATGATAAATGGATTTTAAAACCTATCTACATTATGCCAATTGTGATTTTTTACAACAAAGAGATGCAAAACCCTCCACAAACTTGGGAAGATTTACTTGATGAAAAATACAAAGGTAAAATTATCACAACTGATGAACAAACTCCCCCTGCTGAACTTTTAAAACAATTTTGTAAACAAAAATTTGGAGATAAGGGTGTAAATTTTGCTCAAAACAATGTTGAATATGTTGGTTTACCTATAGATGTAAATAAAGCCGTTAGCAACAAAGAGTATGACATAGGAATTATGCCACTATCTTTTGCAATGTTCTCAAAAGACAACTCTACTGCTATTTGTTGGCCAAAAGAAGGTGCACTTCATCTTACTCAAGTGATGCTTATGAAAAAAGGTTATAGCCAAGAGACTAAAATAGCAGCTGATTTTCTTGTGTCGCAAAAAGCTCAAGAGATGTTTAGTGATGGTGCTAGTTTTATACCTGTTAAACCAGATATAAATACTCCAAAACAATATAATGATAATAATAAAACTTTACTATGGGATGATTGGTCAACTTTCATTCAAATGGCAAAATAA
- a CDS encoding site-specific integrase: MGTRKDYKKTKYTGIYVKEDSKTKVKTYLARAKVNGTEIEQIVGYSNDKYKTNPSLAFNRRVELINTHKAGQTTKKSDNPTLDKFFHEFQELRKDTISENRHKTGYWFYEKYVPASLRNKKLTVITSADLQKIINQMISEGKKGSYIITVKELFSPLYKKAMEYGLVDKNITEFLKFPKYDNTRYFSLPDDKVKALVTEIMNIPDNYYRVIFMFLLRGRRSNEVRSLCWEDISFENKSYIIRDYNNKTRKNQVYLLDDELIEHLEIIKEKSGLLFKSSRTGGKLSAIPKSLWKRIQKQIGITMRIHDFRHLLGFTLVNKNVPLEHISKALGHSKVTTTQRYSNQKEEMAKEAVDLFLGIVKK; encoded by the coding sequence ATGGGAACAAGAAAAGATTATAAAAAGACAAAATACACTGGTATATATGTAAAAGAAGATTCTAAGACAAAAGTAAAAACTTACCTTGCTAGAGCTAAGGTCAACGGAACTGAAATTGAGCAGATTGTAGGATATTCAAACGATAAGTATAAAACTAATCCATCTTTAGCGTTTAATAGACGTGTAGAGCTTATAAACACTCATAAAGCAGGACAAACTACTAAAAAGTCAGATAACCCTACCCTAGATAAATTTTTTCATGAATTTCAAGAGCTAAGAAAAGACACTATTTCTGAAAACAGACATAAAACAGGTTATTGGTTCTATGAAAAGTATGTACCTGCATCACTTAGAAATAAAAAATTAACGGTCATTACAAGTGCAGATTTACAAAAGATAATTAATCAAATGATTAGTGAAGGTAAAAAGGGCAGTTATATAATAACTGTTAAAGAGCTATTCTCTCCGTTATATAAAAAAGCTATGGAGTATGGATTAGTTGATAAAAACATAACTGAATTTTTAAAATTTCCAAAATATGACAATACTAGATATTTTTCACTTCCAGATGACAAAGTTAAAGCTCTAGTAACAGAAATTATGAATATACCAGATAACTATTATCGTGTCATATTTATGTTTTTATTACGAGGTCGTAGAAGTAATGAAGTGCGTTCACTTTGCTGGGAGGATATAAGTTTTGAAAATAAATCATATATTATACGAGACTATAATAATAAAACTCGTAAAAATCAAGTATATTTATTAGATGATGAACTAATAGAACATCTTGAAATTATTAAAGAAAAAAGTGGATTACTGTTTAAATCATCAAGAACAGGTGGCAAATTATCTGCTATTCCAAAAAGCCTCTGGAAAAGAATACAAAAACAAATTGGTATAACTATGCGTATTCACGACTTCAGACATTTACTCGGATTTACACTTGTTAACAAAAATGTGCCTCTTGAGCATATCTCAAAGGCTTTAGGACACTCTAAAGTAACAACTACGCAACGATACAGTAATCAAAAAGAAGAAATGGCTAAAGAAGCCGTTGACTTATTTTTGGGAATTGTTAAGAAGTAG
- a CDS encoding cytochrome C, translating to MNKLSKIIIASAVLLAVGTTVASADVAKGQKLYLKKLKSSCNMNGAKMASQHSQDEWESFKESGKLADELKKICPKAKDSALKDKYLEHYFDFFFEYANDSGNVPSC from the coding sequence ATGAATAAGTTATCAAAAATAATTATAGCTAGTGCAGTGCTACTAGCAGTAGGAACAACAGTTGCATCTGCCGATGTTGCAAAAGGACAAAAACTTTATCTTAAAAAGTTAAAAAGTTCTTGTAACATGAACGGTGCTAAAATGGCTTCTCAACACTCTCAAGATGAGTGGGAGTCTTTTAAAGAGAGTGGCAAACTTGCAGATGAGTTAAAGAAAATTTGTCCAAAAGCTAAAGATAGTGCTTTAAAAGATAAATATCTTGAGCACTACTTCGATTTCTTTTTTGAGTATGCTAACGATAGCGGTAATGTTCCATCTTGTTAA
- a CDS encoding FtsX-like permease family protein has translation MFKNLELLYFKMALLHLLRRKGRSILISLMICISLVGLLLMEGMYEGMMKQLTLNSIKTGSGTLVVEDKKLRADPNIKYNIKDTQSITSILDAEPLVGSYVLRVTQKGLIATAGFSQGVSISGVDLQQEAKHSEFQNYIIDGEYSFAKRNRGAIIGYRLAKKLKVGIGKKVIITMQDVNNEVVSVALKVSAIIKTNNIAIDANGLLMDIDLLRSLTMLKGVTEISVLLKNKDDDVRVKQALEKKITNNDIAVYSYKELYPSLHESEAFMQTFSQISSAFIFIVATFGIFGVILVSVLERVREFGIMMAIGTQFRDIVRLIIYESLIITMSGYFLGAIIGGTLLWYFSIYGLDLSGFSDAFSIFGMDSNIKATIREEYFTSSFLSVFFATIAATIIPIRTLKKRNPIQSIQERT, from the coding sequence ATGTTTAAAAACCTTGAGCTACTATATTTTAAAATGGCACTCTTGCATCTGCTTCGTCGCAAGGGTCGCTCTATTCTTATCTCACTTATGATTTGCATCTCTCTTGTTGGTTTGCTTTTGATGGAGGGGATGTATGAGGGAATGATGAAACAACTTACATTGAACTCTATAAAAACAGGTTCTGGAACTCTTGTTGTTGAAGATAAAAAACTAAGGGCTGACCCAAATATAAAATACAACATAAAAGATACTCAGAGTATAACATCGATTTTAGATGCCGAGCCTTTAGTCGGTAGTTATGTCCTAAGAGTTACTCAAAAAGGTTTAATTGCCACGGCTGGTTTTTCACAAGGAGTAAGTATAAGCGGAGTTGATTTACAACAAGAAGCTAAACACTCAGAATTTCAAAATTATATTATAGATGGAGAGTATAGTTTTGCAAAAAGAAATCGCGGAGCAATCATAGGCTATAGACTTGCAAAAAAATTAAAAGTCGGCATAGGTAAAAAAGTAATAATAACTATGCAAGATGTGAACAATGAAGTGGTCTCAGTTGCTCTAAAAGTGAGTGCAATTATAAAAACAAACAATATAGCCATAGATGCAAACGGTCTTTTGATGGATATAGATTTACTTCGCTCTTTGACTATGCTAAAAGGTGTTACAGAGATTTCTGTTTTACTTAAAAACAAAGATGATGATGTGAGAGTAAAACAAGCACTAGAGAAAAAAATAACAAATAATGATATAGCAGTATATAGCTACAAAGAACTATATCCGTCACTACATGAGAGTGAAGCTTTTATGCAGACTTTTTCTCAAATTAGTTCTGCTTTTATCTTTATAGTAGCAACTTTTGGCATCTTTGGTGTGATTCTTGTTTCAGTACTAGAGAGAGTAAGAGAGTTTGGCATCATGATGGCAATAGGGACACAGTTTCGTGACATTGTTCGTCTAATCATTTACGAGTCACTTATCATAACTATGAGCGGTTATTTTTTAGGTGCGATTATCGGTGGTACGTTGTTATGGTACTTTAGTATTTATGGTCTGGATTTATCTGGCTTTAGTGATGCTTTTTCTATATTTGGAATGGACTCAAATATAAAAGCCACTATAAGAGAGGAGTATTTTACAAGCTCATTTTTAAGTGTCTTTTTTGCAACTATCGCAGCTACTATTATTCCTATACGAACACTTAAAAAAAGAAATCCAATCCAATCCATACAGGAGAGAACATAA
- a CDS encoding GTP-binding protein: MKFITVAGPPSSGKTMVLIHLIKLLKKDDVKVAIGKIDCHQTLDGKIFKEKLDVPVVVGISDYVCPDHYGAVNAEEIFKFGESHKTDITIVETAGLCHRCAPAIKDCMAIAVVDCVSGIDTPRKIGPMLTTADVVVITKGDMVSQAEREVFRSNVLEVNPNAKAIELNGLTGMGALSLKRLVLEAKSTDTLNGMELRHDMPSAVCSYCEGETRLGKDYQMGNVIKMDIEEVV, from the coding sequence ATGAAATTTATAACAGTTGCAGGTCCTCCATCATCAGGAAAAACTATGGTTCTGATACATCTTATTAAGCTTTTAAAAAAAGATGATGTGAAAGTTGCTATTGGTAAAATTGACTGTCATCAAACATTAGATGGAAAAATTTTCAAAGAAAAACTTGATGTTCCTGTTGTAGTTGGGATAAGTGATTATGTTTGTCCAGACCACTATGGCGCTGTAAATGCTGAAGAAATATTTAAATTTGGTGAATCTCATAAAACAGATATCACTATAGTTGAAACTGCTGGTTTATGTCATAGATGCGCACCAGCGATTAAAGACTGTATGGCTATTGCAGTTGTTGATTGTGTTAGTGGAATCGATACTCCAAGAAAGATTGGACCCATGCTTACAACTGCTGATGTTGTCGTAATTACAAAAGGCGATATGGTTTCTCAAGCTGAAAGAGAAGTTTTTAGAAGCAATGTTTTAGAAGTAAATCCTAATGCAAAAGCTATTGAGCTCAATGGTTTAACAGGTATGGGAGCTTTAAGTCTTAAAAGATTAGTTCTTGAAGCAAAATCTACCGATACACTTAATGGAATGGAGCTAAGACATGATATGCCTTCTGCGGTTTGTTCTTACTGTGAGGGTGAAACTAGACTTGGTAAAGATTATCAAATGGGCAATGTTATAAAAATGGATATTGAGGAGGTAGTATGA
- a CDS encoding FtsX-like permease family protein, with translation MILKMALRELLSHKKRSIITLLLSMFSTVLFIFVSAISDGSHKQIIRSSVEIYPGYMEIENTKFEDEPSFENLIFDVKKAKETFKNLQSIEASSVRFETYALYATNEKSVGGMFCGIEPESEAKVSRLKASLVEGEYLSSDDKNALYIGVELAKRLNVKVGDKLSFISTAADYSFAADNLIVKGLFKTKLYEFDNSSAFVNKTYFDIVMKSENIATHIILSPKDVEQIDASTLELKKELPKELSVKNYKETMEDLILAMEVDAIFGYITLGIFFVVIFFVIAIFAFLSVYARIRQIGVLRAIGTTPKGIISMLLVEAMILGSISVGVGGAVSAYGAYYFEKNPIELSSMGDLDMEDYMKQYNMVAEISFPTDFDPTKIVIEMLIMLLLNLVTVIYPIIMINRFTPTEAIRYV, from the coding sequence ATGATACTTAAAATGGCACTAAGAGAGCTTCTGAGCCATAAAAAACGCTCCATTATTACTCTACTTTTGAGTATGTTCTCTACTGTGCTTTTTATATTTGTAAGTGCCATAAGTGATGGTAGTCATAAGCAGATAATCCGCTCTAGTGTAGAGATTTACCCAGGTTATATGGAGATAGAAAATACTAAGTTTGAAGATGAACCTAGTTTTGAAAACCTTATCTTTGATGTAAAAAAAGCAAAAGAGACATTTAAAAATCTACAAAGCATAGAGGCATCTAGTGTCCGTTTTGAAACCTACGCTCTTTATGCAACGAATGAAAAATCAGTTGGCGGTATGTTTTGTGGTATCGAACCTGAGAGTGAGGCAAAGGTATCACGACTTAAAGCATCTTTAGTCGAGGGTGAATACTTAAGTAGTGATGATAAAAATGCACTCTACATTGGAGTAGAACTTGCAAAACGACTTAATGTAAAAGTGGGCGATAAACTCTCTTTTATATCCACAGCGGCTGACTACTCTTTTGCAGCTGATAATCTCATAGTAAAGGGACTATTTAAAACAAAGCTTTATGAGTTTGATAACAGTAGTGCTTTTGTGAACAAAACCTATTTTGACATAGTTATGAAGAGTGAAAATATCGCAACACACATTATACTAAGCCCAAAAGATGTTGAGCAGATAGATGCAAGCACACTAGAGCTTAAAAAAGAACTTCCAAAAGAGTTAAGTGTCAAAAACTACAAAGAAACGATGGAGGATTTAATCTTAGCTATGGAGGTTGATGCAATCTTTGGATACATAACTTTGGGTATATTTTTTGTTGTTATATTTTTTGTTATTGCTATTTTTGCATTTCTCTCAGTCTATGCAAGAATCCGTCAAATAGGTGTACTTAGAGCTATTGGAACAACTCCAAAAGGAATTATCTCTATGCTTCTCGTAGAGGCTATGATTTTAGGCTCTATTAGTGTTGGCGTTGGTGGGGCTGTTAGTGCTTATGGTGCGTACTACTTTGAGAAAAATCCAATCGAGCTTAGTTCTATGGGTGATTTGGACATGGAAGATTATATGAAACAGTACAACATGGTCGCTGAGATAAGCTTTCCAACAGATTTTGATCCAACTAAGATTGTTATAGAGATGCTTATTATGCTTTTACTAAACCTTGTAACGGTTATCTACCCCATTATTATGATAAATCGCTTTACCCCGACGGAGGCAATTCGTTATGTTTAA
- a CDS encoding TetR/AcrR family transcriptional regulator — protein sequence MTKREMILQTAMNLFIKKGIQSTSTASIAKKAGVATGTLFHHFKTKEELVYELYNLIFDSLIKYHKKHFKENNSAYERLKQLWFLNIEWGMKHIEYANFLERYAFHFYASDSAMQDASKRFDYYINTITDLISNKLTKCDDFEYVMNHFSWNMRMNGNYFISHPELYTREMLEKTFEIYWSGISNVSSDSEKKQKETL from the coding sequence ATGACTAAAAGAGAAATGATACTTCAAACTGCTATGAATCTTTTTATAAAAAAAGGGATTCAGAGTACAAGTACAGCATCTATAGCAAAAAAAGCAGGTGTTGCAACTGGTACGCTTTTTCATCACTTTAAAACTAAAGAGGAGTTAGTTTATGAGCTTTACAACCTTATATTTGACTCACTTATAAAATATCATAAGAAACATTTTAAAGAAAATAATAGTGCTTATGAAAGATTAAAACAACTATGGTTTTTAAATATAGAATGGGGAATGAAGCATATAGAATATGCCAATTTTCTTGAGAGATATGCTTTTCACTTTTATGCAAGTGATTCAGCGATGCAAGATGCTAGCAAACGCTTTGACTACTACATAAATACAATAACTGACCTTATTTCAAATAAGCTTACAAAGTGTGATGATTTTGAATATGTCATGAATCACTTTAGTTGGAATATGAGGATGAACGGTAATTATTTTATTTCTCACCCTGAACTTTATACTCGTGAGATGCTAGAAAAAACATTTGAGATATATTGGAGTGGGATTTCAAATGTCTCATCCGATAGTGAAAAAAAACAAAAAGAGACTTTATGA
- a CDS encoding outer membrane lipoprotein-sorting protein, with protein MKIILLIFLISLELLAFFADEIIKGVERNIQSDSGYSQVTMVVTTSRGERTMKMESWNRGNEKSFIKILYPKQDSGITFLKIDTTMWQYVPKIEKTIKIPSSMMMQSWMGSDFTNDDMAKESSIVDDYNSVIHDLKDGIYTLILMPKEDAPVVWGKIIMSVKKEHFIPLKAIYYDEDGVEMRTLHYSDVQVIGSRHFPSVMTLLPTDKKNNKTVVRMDKMDFDAKIDDSRFTKSALKRYSR; from the coding sequence ATGAAAATTATACTATTGATATTTTTAATCTCATTAGAGTTGTTAGCTTTTTTTGCTGATGAAATTATTAAGGGTGTAGAGCGTAACATTCAAAGTGATAGCGGTTACTCTCAAGTGACAATGGTTGTTACAACTTCTAGAGGCGAGAGAACGATGAAGATGGAGAGTTGGAACCGTGGAAATGAGAAAAGTTTTATAAAAATTCTCTATCCTAAACAAGACAGCGGAATCACATTTTTAAAAATCGATACAACGATGTGGCAATATGTTCCAAAGATAGAAAAAACTATCAAAATTCCAAGTTCTATGATGATGCAAAGCTGGATGGGAAGCGATTTTACAAATGATGATATGGCTAAAGAGAGTTCTATAGTTGATGATTATAATAGTGTGATTCATGATTTAAAAGATGGCATCTATACTTTGATACTTATGCCAAAAGAAGATGCTCCTGTTGTTTGGGGTAAGATTATTATGAGTGTAAAAAAAGAGCATTTTATCCCGCTAAAAGCTATATACTATGATGAAGATGGAGTAGAGATGCGAACTCTTCATTATAGTGATGTACAAGTTATAGGCTCAAGACACTTTCCATCAGTTATGACTCTTCTTCCAACAGATAAAAAGAACAATAAAACCGTAGTGAGAATGGATAAAATGGATTTTGATGCTAAGATTGATGACTCTCGTTTTACAAAGAGTGCGCTTAAAAGGTACAGTCGATGA